TTTAACGCTAACATAAAACTACTACGAAAACGTTTAAGGATTACACAGGAAGATGTAGCCAATGAATTGAATATGAAGCGTTCAACGCTTAGCGGGCTTGAAAACAATGTCTCACAGCCGACCATTACAGCTCTGCTTACTTTTTCTAACTTCTATAAGGTATCCATAGATACTTTGCTGAAAATTGAGTTGAGTAAGCTTACTGGTGGACAGTTATCAGAAGTAATCAATGGAAATGATTTGTATTTGCGGGGTTCTACTTTGCGCATACTTACAACCACTGTCAATCAGGAAGATGTGGAAAACATTGAGCTGATTCCTGAAAAGGCAAAAGCAGGTTACGCAACAGGCTTTGCTGATCCTGAATACATCAAACGCTTACCAACCTTTCAGTTACCGTTTCTTTCAAAAGATCGGAAATACCGTTCTTTTCAGATCAGTGGCGATTCGATGTTCCCGATTCCTGAAGGAGCATATGTTACCGGAGAGTATGTCGATAACTGGTATTTGATCCGAAACCGACAGGCTTATATTATTTTGACTTTGGATGATGGTATCGTATTCAAAGTTGCTGAAAACCTGATTGAAAAAGAGAATAAACTTACTTTGTATTCATTAAACCCACTTTATGAACCTTATGATATACATGTTAGTGAGATTAAAGAGGTGTGGAAATTTGTGAATTACATTAGCTCTGATATGCCTGAAGCGGAATTGCCTCAGAATGAAATGCTGAAAACAATTGCAACGATTAAGCATGATGTAAATGAGTTAAAAAAGAAGTTTTATACTGATTAATTCGATTTTGACAGATTATGGAAAATTAATGCGTTTTGTCCTAATCACTAAAGGGAATCGTCTTGATTTTTTAGTATTGTTAAGGGAAATTTATCAAAGCACATATTTAATATTGCCAATAAGTATACCGAGATTGATACCAGCATACACCCCATAAAAGTACATATGATCAAAAATATCGTATCCTAAACCAAGCTCAGCTGTTAAATCAAAGCGATGGAAGTAATAACCCTGTTCAATGCTAACAACATAAATATACTCATC
The sequence above is drawn from the Bacteroidota bacterium genome and encodes:
- a CDS encoding LexA family transcriptional regulator, with product MLNHFNANIKLLRKRLRITQEDVANELNMKRSTLSGLENNVSQPTITALLTFSNFYKVSIDTLLKIELSKLTGGQLSEVINGNDLYLRGSTLRILTTTVNQEDVENIELIPEKAKAGYATGFADPEYIKRLPTFQLPFLSKDRKYRSFQISGDSMFPIPEGAYVTGEYVDNWYLIRNRQAYIILTLDDGIVFKVAENLIEKENKLTLYSLNPLYEPYDIHVSEIKEVWKFVNYISSDMPEAELPQNEMLKTIATIKHDVNELKKKFYTD